Genomic window (Candidatus Angelobacter sp.):
CCTTCGGTGGGTGGTTTGAGTGTGTGACCGTGAGGGTGAATGAAGTGCTGGCCGTTTGCAGACCGTCGCTGACTGTGACCGTGATTGTCACGGTGCCGGACTGCTTCGCCAAAGGTGTGACCGTGATCGTGCGGTTCGCGCCGGAGCCGCCGAAGCTGATGTTGCCATCCGGCACCAGGGTCTGATCGCTTGACGAGCCCGAAACAGCCAAACCGTCAGGGTCGTTGTCAACGTCGCTCACTGTAAAGGCAATCGGGTCAGTGGTCGAGTTTTTGGCCATCATCTGATCAGGAATGTCGCTGATCGTCGGGCCGTCATTCACGGGTGTGACGCTGATGCTGACAGTGGCCGGCAAAGAATCCACAGTGCCGTCATTCACGCTGAAAGTGAAACTGTCGGAGCCGTTCGCGTTGGCATTAGGTGTGTAAGTCAGGTTCGGCGGCGTGCCGCTTAAAGTGCCCTTCGTCGGGCCCGTCAATACGGCGAACGTCAACGGGCTGCCTTCCACGTCGCCGCCTGTCAGAGTGATCGTCACAGCGTTGTCTTCGAGCGTGGTAACCGATTGGCTGTTCGCCACGGGAGCATCGTTGACCGGCGTGATGGAAATCGAAACGGTGGCGGGAGTGGAGTCCAACTGGCCATCGTTTGCCTTGAAGGTAAAACTGTCGGAGCCGTTCGCATTTGGGTTCGGCGTATAGATCAGATTGGGCGATGTACCGCTCAAAGTGCCGTTTGTCGGCCCGGTTACAACCGCAAATGTCAGCGGATCACCTTCCGCGTCGCTGCCGGTCAGCGTCACTGCCGCGGCAGTGTCCTCGGCAGTTGTGATCGACTGTGGATTTGCCACGGGCGCGGTGTTCGACGAGGAGACTTCATAAACGTAAGCCGCACCGTCCTGGAAGTAGAAACCCAACGGGGCACCAACGAGAATCGTGCTGCCGCTCACCGCGACCGCGTAACCGAAATGATAGTCATTCGCTATGTCGGAAGCGCTGAACTCGGAGTCCTGAGACCAGACGCTTCCAGCGCGTGTGAAAATGTAGGCCGATCCGCCGTGTGAAGCGAAAGAATTGTCGAAGACAGATCCCACAATGGCTGTGTTGTTGTTCACGGCGGTGGAATATCCGAAGTAGTCGAACGCGGCGGGATCATCGGCGACGAGCAGGCTCTGTTGGCTCCAGGCCGTTCCGCTGCGAACGAACACATAAGCGGCCCCGGCGAAATCCGCGCCGGAGTGACGTTGTGGGGCTCCAGTTACGATTGTATCGCCGTTCAGGGCCACGGACCAGCCCAGGTTATCCGAAGTAGCCGCGTCGGCGGCTGTCAACTCCGCCTGAAAATTCCAGGTGGTTCCGCTGGCTGTGAATACATAAACCGCCCCGGTGTCCGCGAGAGAGAGATCGTCGTCGAACGGCGAGCCGACCGCCAGAGTCCCGTTGTTAAGCGCGACTGAAAAACCGAACTCGTCGCCGGGTGCAGGTTCGTCCGAGCTCAATCGCGCCTGCTGCGACCAGACTCCGCCACTCCGTCCATAGACATAGACCGCCCCTTCATCGCCAAAAGCCAGTCCGGTACCAATCGCGCCGATGGCGAGAGTATCACGTTCGACCGCCACCGAGGCACCGAATTGGTCATTGCCGATGGCGTCAGTGGGCGCCAGTTTCGTTTGCTGGGTCCATGTTGAACCACTGCGGACAAATACGTAGGCGGCGCCGGCGTTCACGCCTCCCGACACGGTTGAAGGTGCTCCCACGACGATGGTGTCGCCGCTGATTGCAACGGCCGAGCCGAATTCACTTCCGCTGGATGCGTCGGCCGCCGTCAACTTTGCCTGCTGGGTCCAGGTGGAACCACTGCGAATGAAAACGCACGCGGCGCCGGCGTTGAATC
Coding sequences:
- a CDS encoding Ig-like domain-containing protein, which translates into the protein MKRSFVAASTVLATMSLLISPVSSRATAPSTETELTASDFAGFRHFGSAVAIDGDTAVVGVPFDSDAGFNAGAACVFIRSGSTWTQQAKLTAADASSGSEFGSAVAISGDTIVVGAPSTVSGGVNAGAAYVFVRSGSTWTQQTKLAPTDAIGNDQFGASVAVERDTLAIGAIGTGLAFGDEGAVYVYGRSGGVWSQQARLSSDEPAPGDEFGFSVALNNGTLAVGSPFDDDLSLADTGAVYVFTASGTTWNFQAELTAADAATSDNLGWSVALNGDTIVTGAPQRHSGADFAGAAYVFVRSGTAWSQQSLLVADDPAAFDYFGYSTAVNNNTAIVGSVFDNSFASHGGSAYIFTRAGSVWSQDSEFSASDIANDYHFGYAVAVSGSTILVGAPLGFYFQDGAAYVYEVSSSNTAPVANPQSITTAEDTAAAVTLTGSDAEGDPLTFAVVTGPTNGTLSGTSPNLIYTPNPNANGSDSFTFKANDGQLDSTPATVSISITPVNDAPVANSQSVTTLEDNAVTITLTGGDVEGSPLTFAVLTGPTKGTLSGTPPNLTYTPNANANGSDSFTFSVNDGTVDSLPATVSISVTPVNDGPTISDIPDQMMAKNSTTDPIAFTVSDVDNDPDGLAVSGSSSDQTLVPDGNISFGGSGANRTITVTPLAKQSGTVTITVTVSDGLQTASTSFTLTVTHSNHPPKADPTATVTQLISPNNVSATSTLDGSRSNDPDNDPLTYTWQAVRGTIGTGVVGHVSLALGTHAITLVVSDGSLSDSAAIAIRVITATEATHQVMDDVGNANISHGKKTSLLAVLREAARLFDRGRMDAGVKRLREFQKNVQVNEGKKVDPATVAALVGEAQNIIDALPAR